From a single Bacillus pumilus genomic region:
- a CDS encoding response regulator transcription factor gives MFKILLIEDDTTLFQEIKERLVNWSYDVYGIQDFQQVMQEFTSVQPDLVIIDIQLPKYDGFHWCRMIRHHSNVPIIFLSSRDHPADMVMSMQLGADDFVQKPFHFDVLIAKVSAVLRRVHDYNAEPASLKVWCGAAIDLEKNTVTNDLGEVELTKNELFILKELIQHKNHIVSRESLIQALWEDERFVSDNTLTVNVNRLRKKLDEISLGTYIETKVGQGYLAKEKDDQ, from the coding sequence TTGTTTAAAATATTACTGATTGAGGACGATACAACCCTCTTCCAAGAAATCAAAGAACGTCTAGTCAACTGGTCCTATGATGTCTATGGGATTCAAGATTTTCAGCAGGTCATGCAGGAATTCACTTCTGTTCAGCCTGATCTCGTCATTATTGATATACAGCTACCAAAATATGATGGCTTTCATTGGTGCCGAATGATTCGGCATCATTCAAATGTCCCAATTATCTTCCTCTCTTCTCGTGACCACCCTGCTGATATGGTCATGTCGATGCAGCTTGGTGCCGATGATTTCGTACAAAAGCCTTTTCACTTTGACGTGCTGATTGCCAAAGTCAGTGCTGTTCTTCGCAGAGTGCATGATTATAATGCAGAACCTGCAAGCTTGAAGGTATGGTGCGGCGCTGCCATTGACTTAGAAAAAAACACCGTAACAAATGATCTTGGTGAAGTGGAATTAACGAAAAATGAATTGTTTATTCTCAAAGAATTGATTCAGCATAAAAATCATATTGTCAGCCGGGAATCACTCATTCAAGCGCTGTGGGAGGATGAACGGTTTGTCAGTGACAATACACTGACCGTAAACGTCAATCGTCTCAGAAAAAAACTTGATGAAATCTCCCTTGGTACCTACATTGAGACAAAAGTAGGTCAGGGGTATCTCGCAAAGGAAAAGGATGATCAATGA
- a CDS encoding sensor histidine kinase, which yields MLQAFLKERRSWILFFLCLQLLILFVAYLDTTIPLASLFYIVLLSTFLMMVFLFFRYRKETAYYERLKEWDDDVDQQMKLTPSSPFEQLVHNATSEQIARYRQMAAEQQVALEEEKDELLSWIHEVKTPLTAMHLMIDRLTEQPLKSNMTYEWLRIHLLLDAQLHQSRIRHIENDLFIEQLDLQSILAKEIKALQSWCMQKGIGFELSLDERDVLSDTKWLSFMIRQVLTNAVKYSHSSDIVIESKQVNDQIMLTITDQGRGIDPRDLPRIFEKGFTSTRHHNDTASTGMGLYLTKKGADALHITIEVNSTIDEGTTFTFIFPKKNDFVHIASM from the coding sequence ATGCTGCAAGCATTTTTAAAAGAACGAAGAAGCTGGATCCTGTTCTTTCTTTGTTTGCAGCTTCTCATTCTGTTTGTTGCTTATTTGGATACGACCATTCCACTAGCTTCTCTTTTTTACATTGTGTTATTGTCTACGTTTCTCATGATGGTCTTTCTCTTTTTCCGATACCGAAAAGAAACGGCGTATTATGAAAGGCTGAAGGAATGGGATGATGACGTTGATCAGCAAATGAAGCTGACTCCCTCTTCCCCATTTGAACAGCTCGTACATAATGCAACGTCAGAACAAATTGCCCGCTACAGACAAATGGCAGCAGAGCAGCAAGTTGCCCTTGAAGAGGAAAAGGATGAATTGCTTTCATGGATACATGAAGTGAAAACACCTCTCACGGCGATGCACTTAATGATTGACCGTTTAACTGAGCAGCCGCTGAAATCAAATATGACGTACGAGTGGCTCAGAATTCATTTATTACTCGATGCCCAGCTGCACCAAAGCAGAATACGTCATATCGAAAATGATTTATTTATCGAACAGCTTGACCTGCAAAGCATCCTAGCGAAAGAAATCAAAGCGCTCCAATCTTGGTGCATGCAGAAAGGAATCGGCTTTGAACTCTCGCTAGATGAACGTGACGTATTAAGTGATACAAAATGGTTATCCTTTATGATCAGACAGGTGCTCACAAATGCAGTCAAGTACAGCCATTCATCCGATATTGTCATTGAAAGCAAGCAAGTAAATGACCAAATAATGCTGACAATCACAGACCAAGGCAGAGGAATTGATCCAAGAGACCTGCCACGTATTTTTGAAAAAGGCTTTACCTCAACAAGGCATCACAATGACACTGCCTCTACAGGAATGGGGCTCTATTTAACGAAAAAAGGAGCAGACGCTCTTCATATCACGATCGAGGTCAACTCCACGATAGATGAAGGCACAACCTTCACCTTCATTTTTCCGAAAAAGAATGATTTTGTGCATATTGCGAGCATGTGA
- a CDS encoding ABC transporter ATP-binding protein produces MNILEARKIYKSYGNKFNKQEVLSGIDLTIEAGEFVSIMGPSGSGKTTLLNVLSSIDHVSSGSIRIADAEMTQMKDQQLAEFRKKQLGFVFQDYNLLDTLTVKENILLPLSISKTPKKEAFERFQQLAEDMGIYELRDKYPNELSGGQKQRTSAVRAFIHEPSLIFADEPTGALDSKSASDLLNKLQDFNRKRKATIVMVTHDPVAASYSSRVIFIKDGQIYTQLNKGALERKMFFEDIMKTQGVLGGVKHEH; encoded by the coding sequence ATGAACATTTTAGAAGCTCGTAAAATATATAAAAGCTACGGAAATAAATTCAACAAACAAGAGGTGCTAAGTGGCATTGATTTAACCATTGAAGCTGGAGAATTTGTCAGCATTATGGGGCCATCAGGTTCAGGGAAAACAACCCTTCTGAACGTATTGTCCTCTATCGATCATGTGTCCAGCGGATCGATTCGTATCGCAGATGCTGAAATGACACAAATGAAGGATCAGCAGCTCGCAGAATTCAGAAAAAAGCAGCTTGGCTTTGTTTTTCAGGATTACAACTTACTTGATACACTCACGGTCAAAGAGAACATCCTCTTGCCATTATCCATCTCCAAAACACCAAAAAAAGAAGCTTTTGAACGTTTTCAACAGCTCGCAGAGGACATGGGCATCTATGAACTTAGAGACAAATACCCGAATGAACTCTCTGGCGGACAAAAGCAGCGGACATCGGCGGTTCGTGCCTTCATTCATGAACCAAGTCTTATTTTCGCTGATGAACCTACAGGGGCACTTGATTCCAAATCGGCATCTGACCTGCTCAACAAGCTGCAAGATTTCAATCGTAAACGAAAAGCGACCATTGTGATGGTGACACATGATCCTGTCGCAGCCAGCTATTCAAGCCGCGTCATTTTTATCAAGGACGGACAAATCTATACTCAGTTAAATAAAGGTGCTTTAGAAAGAAAGATGTTTTTTGAGGATATTATGAAAACGCAAGGTGTCTTAGGCGGTGTGAAGCATGAACATTAA
- a CDS encoding ABC transporter permease — MNINQLILRNLKKNLKNYYLYVFALVFSVALYFSFVTLQYSPALDDVKGSIKGGASIKAASVLLIAIVGIFLLYANSIFIKRRGKEIGLLQLIGMTKQKIAKLLNAENFFLYVFSMAVGIIAGFIGSKLMLMVLFKVTGVNAIAHLHFSGMALLQTLIVFFIIYGFIMLRNRRFISKQTILSLFRTTSSTEQRVKKISVFEIIIGVFGIALISSGYYISSQLFSGSYTSMYELLLAMIYILASVIIGTFLFYKGSVSFIANIIRKRKNGYLAIHEVLSLSSIMFRLKSNALLLTIITTVSALAIGLLSLSYISYYSAEKTAEQQIPSHFVMGSEKEADTFARALSDKHIAYEKKQFKVIQADFDAKKIMNTELESLNKDPGIITLPVISEKNAPHIHVENNDVILSGYSDLLKKFMPIQSSGDVKLLIKKPLDLKVIDMKKDYLISYKFTFGGLPVAVVSQHVFEQLDQQKDSKLQLENNQYNAIHIKDDQHLEQANDVFTSLKLSDSSMSQLASAQQQKQTMGLMMFVVGFLGLSFLVTSGCILYFKQMNESEEEQSSYTILRKLGFTEKDLLKGIRLKQLFNFGIPLIVGLLHSYFAVQSGWFLFGGELWTPMLIVMSIYTVLYSVFGFLSVQYYKKVIKESL; from the coding sequence ATGAACATTAATCAGCTCATCCTCCGTAACCTGAAGAAAAATTTGAAGAATTACTATTTATATGTGTTTGCTCTCGTGTTTAGTGTTGCGCTCTATTTTTCCTTTGTCACCTTGCAATACTCACCAGCACTTGATGATGTAAAAGGGTCCATTAAAGGCGGCGCTTCAATTAAAGCCGCTTCGGTTCTGCTCATTGCCATCGTTGGGATCTTCCTGTTATATGCGAATAGCATTTTTATTAAACGCAGAGGAAAAGAAATAGGTCTCCTGCAGCTCATTGGCATGACGAAACAAAAAATTGCCAAACTGCTGAATGCAGAAAATTTCTTCCTATACGTGTTCTCAATGGCTGTTGGCATCATAGCTGGATTCATCGGTTCAAAGCTCATGCTGATGGTGCTATTTAAAGTAACTGGTGTTAACGCCATTGCCCATCTCCATTTTTCAGGTATGGCGCTTCTGCAAACACTCATTGTCTTTTTCATCATCTATGGATTCATTATGCTAAGAAATAGACGGTTTATTAGTAAACAGACCATTTTATCTTTGTTTCGAACCACGTCTTCTACAGAGCAGCGTGTGAAAAAAATCTCGGTGTTTGAAATCATCATTGGGGTTTTCGGTATTGCCTTGATCAGCTCAGGCTATTATATTTCTTCTCAGCTTTTTAGCGGCTCATATACGTCCATGTATGAATTATTATTAGCCATGATTTATATTCTAGCCTCTGTCATTATTGGTACTTTTCTTTTCTATAAAGGATCGGTTTCTTTCATTGCCAATATCATACGTAAAAGAAAAAATGGCTATCTCGCCATTCATGAAGTCCTGTCTCTGTCATCTATTATGTTCCGGTTAAAATCAAATGCACTGCTTTTAACCATTATTACAACTGTATCTGCTCTTGCTATCGGGTTGTTATCTTTAAGCTATATTTCCTATTACTCAGCAGAAAAAACAGCTGAACAACAGATTCCATCTCACTTTGTCATGGGCTCAGAGAAAGAAGCCGATACTTTCGCTCGTGCACTTTCTGACAAACATATTGCGTATGAAAAAAAGCAGTTCAAAGTCATTCAAGCAGATTTTGATGCAAAAAAGATCATGAATACAGAGTTAGAAAGTTTGAATAAGGATCCAGGAATCATAACACTGCCTGTGATCAGTGAAAAGAACGCACCTCATATTCATGTGGAGAACAACGACGTCATCTTAAGCGGCTACAGTGATTTATTGAAGAAATTCATGCCGATTCAAAGCTCAGGTGATGTGAAACTTCTCATCAAGAAACCACTTGATTTAAAAGTCATTGATATGAAAAAAGATTACCTTATCTCATACAAGTTCACTTTTGGTGGTCTGCCTGTTGCCGTCGTCAGTCAACATGTCTTTGAGCAGCTTGACCAGCAGAAAGATTCTAAACTGCAGCTTGAGAATAACCAATATAACGCGATCCATATAAAAGACGATCAACATCTTGAACAAGCCAACGATGTGTTTACATCTTTAAAGCTAAGTGATAGCAGCATGTCACAATTAGCTTCAGCTCAGCAGCAAAAGCAAACAATGGGACTAATGATGTTTGTGGTCGGATTTTTAGGTCTCAGCTTCCTTGTGACTTCAGGCTGTATTTTATACTTCAAGCAGATGAATGAAAGTGAAGAAGAACAAAGCTCGTATACGATCTTACGTAAGCTCGGCTTTACAGAGAAAGATCTATTAAAAGGCATCAGGCTTAAACAGCTGTTTAACTTCGGGATTCCGCTCATCGTCGGATTGCTGCACAGCTACTTTGCTGTACAATCAGGCTGGTTTTTATTCGGCGGTGAACTGTGGACTCCAATGCTCATCGTCATGTCGATTTATACGGTTTTATATTCTGTCTTCGGATTTCTATCTGTGCAATATTACAAAAAGGTCATTAAAGAATCCTTGTAA